The following are encoded together in the Equus quagga isolate Etosha38 chromosome 1, UCLA_HA_Equagga_1.0, whole genome shotgun sequence genome:
- the LOC124227248 gene encoding killer cell lectin-like receptor 2 yields the protein MSNQEVTYCSLRFVQSPSESQNRLRPGGTQRPGKTDDKEFSVPWLPFVVTLGILCLLLLVTATVLGTMLFQRIQEKYQQEEILRNLSQKYDIIKNDNYLKEQLLINKTLECDVLRNETLHQKKELDSLFVEKMRCHIKQEIFSKSLQNTGKLNEGHWSCCGVNCYYFTNEIKDWKGCKKTCQRYNLSLLKIDNEDERAFIQRQAYQNTYWIGLSYNAKESKWKWIDDGMSSGTNFTMNLPSGRGGRCAFLTSTRITNTECSNAYYCICEKRIDCVFNDCFN from the exons ATGAGCAATCAGGAAGTGACTTATTGCTCCTTGAGATTTGTTCAGTCTCCTTCAGAGTCACAAAATAGATTAAGGCCTGGTGGTACTCAAAGGCCTGGGAAAACTGATGACAAAG AGTTTTCAGTGCCCTGGCTTCCCTTCGTAGTGACTCTTGGGATTCTCTGTTTACTTCTTTTGGTGACAGCCACAGTGTTGGGGACAATGC TTTTTCAGCGtattcaagaaaaatatcaacagGAGGAAATTCTACGAAACCTCAGTCAAAAGTATGACATTATAAAAAATGACAACTACTTAAAGGAGCAACTTTTGATAAATAAGACTTTAGAATGCGACGTTCTCAGAAATGAAACCCTTCATCAGAAAAAGGAACTGGACTCACTCTTTGTAGAAAAGATGAGATGTCACATAAAACAAGAGATCTTTTCAAAGTCTTTGCAAAATACAG GTAAACTCAATGAAGGCCACTGGTCCTGTTGTGGAgtaaactgttattattttacCAATGAAATTAAAGACTGGAAGGGATGTAAAAAGACTTGCCAACGTTACAATTTATCTCTTTTGAAGATAGATAATGAAGATGAACGG GCGTTCATTCAACGCCAGGCTTATCAAAATACCTACTGGATTGGATTATCATATAATGCAAAGGAAAGTAAATGGAAATGGATTGACGATGGCATGTCTTCTGGAAC TAATTTTACAATGAATTTGCCttctgggagaggaggaagatgtGCATTTTTAACCTCAACTAGAATAACAAATACTGAGTGCTCTAATGCCTATTATTGTATCTGTGAGAAGAGAATTGATTGTGTTTTCAACGACTGCTTCAACTGA
- the LOC124233330 gene encoding protein mago nashi homolog 2, which translates to MAMASDFYLRYYVGHKGKFGHEFLEFEFRPDGKLRYANNSNYKNDVMIRKEAYVHKSVMEELKRIIDDSEITKEDDALWPPPDRVGRQELEIVIGDEHISFTTSKIGSLIDVNQSKDPEGLRVFYYLVQDLKCLVFSLIGLHFKIKPI; encoded by the exons ATGGCCATGGCCAGCGATTTTTACTTGCGCTACTACGTAGGGCacaaggggaaatttggacacgaGTTTCTGGAGTTTGAGTTTCGACCGGAcg GAAAGCTTAGATATGCCAACAACAGCAATTACAAAAATGATGTCATGATCAGAAAAGAG GCTTATGTACACAAGAGTGTAATGGAAGAACTTAAGAGAATTATTGATGACAGTGAAATTACAAAAGAAGATGATGCTTTGTGGCCTCCCCCTGACAGGGTCGGCCGACAG gagcTTGAAATTGTAATTGGAGATGAACACATTTCTTTCACCACATCAAAAATAGGTTCTCTTATTGATGTAAATCAGTCAAA ggaTCCTGAAGGCCTTCGAGTATTTTACTATTTGGTACAGGACCTGAAATGTTTAGTTTTTAGTCTTATTGGATTACATTTCAAGATTAAACCGATCTAA